Proteins encoded by one window of Hippoglossus hippoglossus isolate fHipHip1 chromosome 15, fHipHip1.pri, whole genome shotgun sequence:
- the ly6pge gene encoding lymphocyte antigen 6 family member pge, whose product MRAVQYCPLLLLTLVLLTTNSEALRCFTCMGSNNEDCNRQGSKSCPSYSDACAVVVGHDSGVMKSCSYKSFCSQANSQGYRAPGVRVNCCYSNDCNVTSFASSLQGLNYLLLLLPLLFHCFFK is encoded by the exons ATGAGAGCTGTCCAGTACTGTCCACTGCTCCTGCTTACCCTGGTCCTGCTAACAACCAACA gtgaGGCTCTGCGATGTTTTACCTGTATGGGCTCCAACAACGAGGACTGCAACCGACAAGGCTCCAAATCGTGTCCCAGCTACTCTGACGCTTGCGCTGTAGTGGTGGGCCATGACA gtggGGTGATGAAGTCATGCTCCTACAAGTCTTTCTGCAGTCAGGCCAATAGCCAGGGCTACAGGGCGCCGGGGGTCAGAGTCAACTGCTGCTACAGCAACGACTGCAACGTGACAAGCTTCGCCTCGTCACTGCAGGGACTCaactatctgctgctgctcctgcctcTGTTGTTCCACTGCTTTTTCAAGTAG